A region of the Apium graveolens cultivar Ventura chromosome 6, ASM990537v1, whole genome shotgun sequence genome:
GATAGTCCACTGGGTCATattaaagttaaaaattataTCCGAACCAAAATATGGATACCAAATCTTAGTAAAGGGTTATCcagtaatttataatatatagatttTAAAAAAATGGATATTTTCTAGAGGAGGAATTAAGTATATATCAGACAAAATACTTTGTATAATTAGTTACAGTAGACTAGTAGTATCGTATGGCACCCAAAACTTTTTTCCTTCGGAAGTTTAAAGAAAATAGTAATAATAAGTAAAATAGAAGGAAACAACCAATTGTGTTGATATCACTATCTTATCCGGCGTTTTAAAAATCGGCCGATTAATAAAAATCGACCGAAATCGATTAATCGGCCGGTTAATCGAAGTTCGGACGGGTCCCGTCTCGATTAATCATTAATTGAGTCAAAGTACGGTTTTTTAAAAAATCGGTGGGCAGTTCGGGAATAATCGGTCGATTCGGGTCAAAAATTGATCAAAGTttgaaattaattaaaaaatattttttaagaaaaactTAAGTTGTTTTGAAAATAATAATtgataattaataataataatattttaaatcctAAGGTTTGAACTAGTATGTAGTAATTTTCTAACTACCAAGTAGTGACCATTAAATAGTCAgtagtaattaattaatataaattactTAAATATCAATTATTGACTAGTGATGatgatttttttttgtaaattttatcaTTTAAATATCAATATTGGATTAATgatttgtaattttatttttgtaaatcaTATATAAGGTTAGTGACATTTAAATAgaattatttattattacttattaaataaatatatttcgACTGATACTTAGATTAATCAATCAAATTAATCACCGATTATCCGATTTTCCGATTAATTACTGAAGAATCTTTTCACTGAATAATTCCTATTTCCGCTTTTTAGAACACTCATCTTGTCCCTAAAAATTCTGTAATACAAAATTTACAATACTTTATTATTATGCttataataaatttttataattttgacAGATACAATACAAATATGTCAAATTTTATGAGGGTAACCAATCCAACAGCTTACTTGAGAAGCTTGTACAAGAACTCCCCAAGTGCACGTGCAAAGAAGCACTTCGTAGCTGTCTCCTGGCTCTCTTGCATACAAGCAAGCTTGGTTTCTGGGTTAGTACCCCTTAATTATCGctcctttttttttttttaattagcTTGGTTAAATGGTTTTGATTTGCCAATATTTATATTGGAATTTATAATTTTAACATACACAAGTAACAATATACATATTTAAGGTTGATTATAATTTATGGGTTTTTTGGGCACATAATAGAAAACCCGAAAACCCGAAAATCGATTTCAGACTCACAATTTATTGGAATGATTCTTGACTCACAATTTGTGCATTTCCTAATATCTAGGAATATGAAAGGGGTAAAGTCTCAAGGAAGGATTATGTAAGTTATCTGCCTGAAAACATTATAGATACCATCCTAACCAAAGTGCCGATAAGAGATGCTGTAAGAACCAGCATTTTGTCTACCAAGTGGAGGTTTCTATGGTCTACCATGACGCAACTCGTATTTGATGAAAATTGTGTGCCTCCACCTTTTACTCTGGAAAAATCTGTGTTTGATGATGGGTTTCTAGATATTATTGAGCAGCCCATGGGCAGAAAAACTGTTGCCGAAAGATTCGAAAACTTTGTCTTGCACTTTCTTTTACTCCATCATGGCCCTGTTCAGAAGTGCATAATATCTACTTCATACTTGAGACGTTCTGCTGATATAGGGCAATGGCTACTTGTCCTATCAAGGAAAGATATTAAAGAGTTGGTTCTTGGCCATTCAAGTCAAACACAGTTGTTCCACGCACCTTCTCACCTTTTTTCTTGTCATCAATTGACTAGCTTGAAGCTTTTTCGGTTTGAACTGAAACGTCCTCCTTCTAAATTTCAAGGATTTCCATGTTTGAAGAACTTTTCCCTAGTTAGGGGCAAGGTTACTCTTGAGGTTATTGAGAAGCTTATTTCAGGTTGCCCTCTTCTTGAAAAGTTTGAATTTATTGATATGGACAACCTAGCTTTTACCATCCGTGCCCCAAATCTGAAATATCTTGTGTTGGGCGGGAAGTTTAAAGACGTGTATCTTGAGCATGCTCCCCTTCTAACTGCTATAACCATAAGGTCCTTTCCAGAGGTAAAAGGCCTAAGTATATTTTTATTTGCTTCTATGAACCTGAAAAATTGGGAAAAGGTACTGCAATGTTGTGTATGTTTGATATGAGTGGAATTGGGAGGGTTGGAATTAAAATGTTACTATTTTTTGGGTAAATGTATAGTTATCTTTTGATTCCATTCCATTTAATCACCCAAACTGATGATTATTGTTTTTTGTCTTCCTTGATATTCTCTGCGATGTTTTTGCACGTTCACTCTTTTTTCTGTTGTGTCTTCTGCTCAGGTTTGGAATGGTAAAATTGTTAACAGAATCCCGGTTACCTATGATTGTCTAAAGTTTATTAATATCGAGAGAATCAATCATGTACAGAGTGAATTGGTGTGTCTTCTACACTTTCTTTTGCAGACTCTAAACCTGGAAAAACTGCAGATCTCAGTAAGTTACATGTCCAAATTGTTTTTGTACACTATAACCTGTTAATGGTTCATCGTTACAGACTTTGGGTTTTGTTTCGTATTATCTTATAATCCTTCCGTTATCTTGATGTCTGTATTTCGATCACATAGGCTGCACCAGTCCGGTCATGTGATTATCATCAAGCTGCTGGTTTTGGTTTTTGGGAGGAAAAATGCCCTCTTGATTTCACATTCGAGCACCTTAAAGTAGTAAAAATGTCAGAAATATGCAGCAGACAtgacttggaatttctcaaattTGTGCTTGGACATCCTCCGGTTCTTGAGATGATGAGCATCTCAACTAATCATGAAGAAGTACATATGGGATTAGGAATAAGGGAAGTGGTGAATGAAGTGCTGCGTCTTCAACGAGCTTCTCCAAAAGTTGTAATAAACTTCTTTTGACCAGTCATCTTATCAAATGTAGTGCCTTTAGTTTCCCAGCTTTGTTCTTAGGTGCTTTATTTGCGAGCTCTTAGCTTTTGCAGAATGTGGGTTCTGGGTTTTATGAGACTTTGAAAGGAGTGATATGTAGACTATGTAGTTGTGTTTTGAAGAGATGTATAAGCCTTTTTAATTTATTGAATGACACCTGAAGGCTTTAGAAATCTGTGCAAGAGAATTGGTTGCAGGTTGCATCCCCTGTATTATTATTAATACTACTTTCTCTTTTTAAAACTTTCTTTTGAGCAAATTTTTCCAAGTAAATGTTGGTGATTCTGATACCTACTTCTATAACATCTTCGGATAAGAGTTGCATAACCATCATTGAATGAAGTATCCTAGCAGGGAAAAGCACCATCATTGAAGTAATTGAGATCAATAGATTAACTAACAATTTTTAAAAGGGCAGAACTAGATCATGTGGTACTGAAACAGAAGCAGTTGAAATCTGCATTACCCATTTCCCCTGGGCAAGGGCAGCAACTAAGTGACTGCAACGTTAAGCTCACACTAACATATCTACCCATTTATATATACATGGTTTCATTTGACTTTGGAGTGGTTAAAATTGATCAATTGTTAATCAAAAATTAAGAACTATTACTTTTTAATTATGTCAAAAAACTGAATATTATATTGTAAAATAGACTAAAATTTGAGATGATGTTCCTATGCCTGCGGTAAAAATCAGAAACAAAAAATGAGAAAGGAAAAAAGATTTTTTTGAGAATTAGTAGGGGAATTaaaattaaacatatattaataatttaattaattaattcgaCTATTTAAACATCTGGTTGAAGTTCGGGCTTCGGAATTACTACGGAGTGTTTATTACTTTTCCATATAGTCTTGACTTTTCAGGTTCGTTCTATCTACTTGTTTCAGATTTTCAGTCTCTCGCACATTGCATGCCAAGACTTACAGCTTCAGTTGCTCTctgtattttattttctttatgtTTTCCATATTAGAGATCTTATTAATCGATCCGTTATTTTAAAAGTTTTCATATATGCTTATTTTTGGGTTCGTAGGTTTAGATTTTTTATAACATAACTGGATCGGGTATATTTGAGGCCATTATCTGTTCTGAGCCTTCAGGGCTTTCCCtggttattatttttatgtatgaAGCTCTGAATCACAGGGCCTTTTGATATGAATTATTTGGTGCCCTAAACTATTAACTTTGGACTTCGTCAtctttttaatttatttttttaatttattgcACTTCGTAGGAAACACTAATGGCATTGTGGATACAGTAgtatatatttttgtattattattAAAACTGGATGATTCTAAAAACAATTTCTGACTCGTGTTTTCCAGGCTTTTTTAGGGATCCAACATGAGTAAATTGACTAAATTTTCAAGTGAGGATGTTATCAGTGATCTGCCTGATAGCATTATTGATTCCATTCTAACAAAGCTGCCAATACAGGATGCTGTAAGAACCAGCATTCTGTCTAGCAAGTGGAAGTATCATTGGACAACCACGACACAACTTGTATTTGATGAAAAGAGATTGAAGACTTCATCATGCGGTTTCTTTTACTTCATGATGGTCCTATTCAAAAGTTCAAACTATCCACATCGCGCATGAAAAAATCTACCGCTATTGATCAATGGCTACGTGTCATTTCAAGGAAAGATCTAAAGGAGGTAGTTCTTGATGTATACGGGGATGAATGGCGGTGGGAGAAGCCAAGAATTTCTGTGCCTCGTATTATATTTTCTTTTCAAAAGTTGACCAGATTAACGCTTTTTGCATTTACAGTCAAGCCTCCTTTAGAATTTCAAGGGTTTCCATTTCTGAAGTACCTTGAGCTACATTGTGGCGTTACAATCACTCGTGAGGTCATTGAAGACCTTGTTTCAGGTTGCCCTCTTCTTGAAGAGTTTAAATTTGATAATATGGACAAGCTAGCTTTGACTGTTCGTTCCCCGAATCTGAAGTATCTCACTCTGGGTGGAAGTCTTGAAGACTTGTATTTAGAGCATGTCCCACTTGTGGTTGCTATTAGTATATACTTCTATCCATTGGTAAAGCGCTAATTTTGTTTTCACTCTGCTCTTAATGAAACATAATAGATAGGGAAAAGATgttattttttcttttctctaaatACGGTGttattgttttccctattctctaTATTTCTTTTTGTGTTTAGCTCTTTTTGTACTCACTCTCCTTGTGATGTCTGTTTTGCCCAGGCTTGGAGAGGTGATATCCTCATGAAGGTTCCAGTTACATATGAATATCTAAAGTTCATTGAAATTAGAAAAATGGATTATCAAGACATGGATAAAGTGTTGTATGTTGTTCACTTGCTTTTACAGTCCCCTAatctacaagaacttcaaatctcAGTAAGTCGCATTGTATGTCCTGGTAATTTTTATATTGTTTTATGAGTAATAAATGCATATTATTAGATGATACAAATAATATTGTATTATACTTTTGAATAAATATGCGAGTAAAATTATCCTTTATTGTTTTTACACCGAATATAATAATAGTATACATCTCAATATGACGAAAAGGTGAATGATATGTTGTACGTTCTTCACTTGGTTTTGCAGTCCCCTgatctttttgaagaagcacatTATATAAAAGTAAGTCACATAACGTGCTATGTTTTGGTCTTTGTTTTTTATATTTCTATTAGCCTTCGCTTATCTAGTCTCCCTTTTTATCACAGGCTAATGGTGATGCACCCGATCCTCCTCATTACAAAACTGCAGATTTGAACATTTGGGAGAGGAATTGTCCTTCTGATTTCACATTTAAATGTCTTAAATCAGTAAAGTTGTCATACATTGCCACAAAATATGACCTGGAATTTGTCAAATTTGTGCTTGTTCGTTCTCCACTGCTGGAAGTGATTAGCATTTCACCTCATGATGATGAATTTGGTGGCGGAGCCATGGATATGGTGAATGAAGTGCTGCGTTTTCAATAAGCTTCTCCAGAAGTTAAAATAAATTTCTTTAAATAGTCATGTTATGCATATTTCATGCTGCTTGAAAACTACCATCAGTTTTTGAGCAATGTATGGATTCTCAAAGACTTTGACCAGGATTTATTGGTATATTACTAGGTCATTTTCTCATTTCTCATGTGATGTGCAACAAATGAGTTTTTTTTGTCAATGGTGTATTTTTCATTTAAATAAAATCTCGAATTGAATCCCAAATTGATAGCTTAGGGgtcatttgttaaatctgaacAATATTTTCTGAATGGTTAAAATTCTGAATGAATGTTAAATCTGAATGCTGAATAGTTGATATTGTTTGATAACTATATTTTCAAGTTGTCTGAACTGTGATATttacttattttatttataaaatattatttatgttTTTAGGATATATATTAAAAATGGCTACATGATGtaaacaaaatatatttttaataaaatttgtACATATATCTTTTAAAGTAATAAAATTacttttgaaaaataaattaataatttaaaaagtTCCCGAACAAAAATGTAATACATATACTACAATTCTTTCGGTTAATTAAATAATgtaaagtaaataaataattgtatatgaaaatctaaatttgaaaaacaatgttttatttgaaatctaaataatgataataaatataatatgtatgtgtatataaaAAAGCCAGGATAATGGTGAGTtgcaaaat
Encoded here:
- the LOC141664879 gene encoding F-box/FBD/LRR-repeat protein At1g13570-like, with product MDSPLGHIKIQYKYVKFYEGNQSNSLLEKLVQELPKCTCKEALRSCLLALLHTSKLGFWEYERGKVSRKDYVSYLPENIIDTILTKVPIRDAVRTSILSTKWRFLWSTMTQLVFDENCVPPPFTLEKSVFDDGFLDIIEQPMGRKTVAERFENFVLHFLLLHHGPVQKCIISTSYLRRSADIGQWLLVLSRKDIKELVLGHSSQTQLFHAPSHLFSCHQLTSLKLFRFELKRPPSKFQGFPCLKNFSLVRGKVTLEVIEKLISGCPLLEKFEFIDMDNLAFTIRAPNLKYLVLGGKFKDVYLEHAPLLTAITIRSFPEVWNGKIVNRIPVTYDCLKFINIERINHVQSELVCLLHFLLQTLNLEKLQISAAPVRSCDYHQAAGFGFWEEKCPLDFTFEHLKVVKMSEICSRHDLEFLKFVLGHPPVLEMMSISTNHEEVHMGLGIREVVNEVLRLQRASPKVVINFF
- the LOC141664880 gene encoding F-box/FBD/LRR-repeat protein At1g13570-like, whose protein sequence is MRFLLLHDGPIQKFKLSTSRMKKSTAIDQWLRVISRKDLKEVVLDVYGDEWRWEKPRISVPRIIFSFQKLTRLTLFAFTVKPPLEFQGFPFLKYLELHCGVTITREVIEDLVSGCPLLEEFKFDNMDKLALTVRSPNLKYLTLGGSLEDLYLEHVPLVVAISIYFYPLAWRGDILMKVPVTYEYLKFIEIRKMDYQDMDKVLYVVHLLLQSPNLQELQISSPDLFEEAHYIKANGDAPDPPHYKTADLNIWERNCPSDFTFKCLKSVKLSYIATKYDLEFVKFVLVRSPLLEVISISPHDDEFGGGAMDMVNEVLRFQ